A genomic region of Caldalkalibacillus thermarum contains the following coding sequences:
- a CDS encoding LacI family DNA-binding transcriptional regulator: MPSIKDVAKKAGVSVTTVSRVLNNRGYISKETRRKVEQAMKEIDYTPNQIARALQRNQTYLLGVIVPDSNHPFFAELIKYIEMYAHEQNYKILICNSADNREKEEKYIAMLRENRVDGIIMCSHTLDIEEYKKVKLPIVSFDRIIAEDIPYVCSDNFRGGTLATEYLISKGCQRLLHISGPLDLDMLSNRRADAFKLTCMHHNIPFKIIECEFNKLTFDYYWQLINDKVSRELDHFDGVFCSNDMVAYALYVYAYQQGIKVPEQLKIIGYDFHSFTRMLQIPKLTTIKQPIDNIGKVLCSTLIKMVTGPEEEMISNTIVDVELIEGDTA; this comes from the coding sequence ATGCCCAGTATTAAAGATGTGGCTAAAAAAGCGGGCGTGTCCGTAACCACAGTTTCACGGGTTTTAAATAATAGGGGTTATATCAGCAAAGAGACGCGCCGGAAAGTGGAACAAGCGATGAAAGAGATCGATTATACCCCTAATCAAATTGCCCGGGCTTTGCAAAGAAACCAAACTTATTTGCTAGGGGTCATTGTTCCGGATTCCAACCATCCTTTCTTTGCTGAACTCATTAAATATATTGAAATGTACGCCCATGAACAAAACTATAAGATCTTAATTTGCAATTCTGCGGATAATCGTGAAAAAGAGGAAAAATATATTGCCATGTTGCGTGAAAACAGGGTAGACGGGATTATCATGTGCAGCCATACCCTGGATATTGAGGAATATAAAAAAGTGAAACTTCCTATTGTTTCCTTTGACCGTATTATCGCAGAGGACATTCCCTATGTCTGTTCCGATAATTTCCGGGGAGGGACATTGGCTACGGAGTATCTGATCTCCAAGGGATGCCAACGCTTATTGCACATCTCCGGTCCCTTGGATCTGGACATGTTGTCCAACCGGCGGGCTGACGCGTTTAAACTGACATGTATGCACCATAACATTCCCTTTAAAATCATAGAGTGTGAATTTAACAAATTAACATTTGATTATTATTGGCAGCTGATTAATGATAAAGTCTCCCGGGAACTGGACCATTTTGATGGCGTTTTTTGCAGCAATGACATGGTGGCCTATGCCCTCTACGTTTATGCATATCAACAAGGGATCAAAGTCCCTGAACAACTGAAAATCATCGGTTATGACTTTCACAGCTTTACACGGATGCTGCAAATCCCCAAGCTGACCACCATTAAACAACCGATTGACAATATCGGAAAAGTATTATGTTCTACCTTGATTAAAATGGTGACAGGTCCAGAAGAAGAGATGATTAGCAATACCATCGTCGATGTTGAATTGATTGAAGGAGATACAGCCTGA
- the tnpA gene encoding IS200/IS605 family transposase, whose product MQDFKRNRHAVYRLVYHLVVVTKYRHSCITPEMMNRLKEIAIKLFNQWNAEIIEMNGESDHIHILFEAPPQVQLSKLINNFKTVSSRYIRKEFADHLKKHYWKPYFWSRSYMLFTTGGAPLEVIKAYIEQQGKKNG is encoded by the coding sequence ATGCAAGATTTTAAGCGAAACCGTCACGCTGTATATCGTCTTGTCTACCATTTAGTTGTCGTGACCAAATACAGACACTCCTGCATTACGCCAGAGATGATGAATCGGTTAAAAGAAATAGCGATTAAACTGTTTAATCAATGGAACGCTGAAATTATTGAAATGAATGGGGAAAGCGACCATATCCATATTTTGTTTGAAGCACCACCACAAGTGCAGTTATCTAAACTGATCAACAATTTTAAAACCGTCTCATCACGTTATATCCGCAAGGAATTTGCTGATCATCTGAAAAAGCATTATTGGAAACCCTACTTTTGGAGTAGAAGTTACATGTTATTTACCACTGGCGGCGCACCACTGGAAGTGATTAAGGCCTATATTGAGCAACAAGGTAAGAAAAACGGCTAA